The genomic segment ATTGTATTGGCCAATGGGGCCTCGGCGGCGCAGTCGGCGCGTCGGCCTGCAACTTTCCTGCCACTGTTCGGGCATGATCCACAGTCCATGACCTCCCCCCCATTCCCTCCTGCGCCGGACCGCAGGGCACCCGACGATGACGAGCGGCAGGGTGCAGGTCCGGCCTGTGTGCTGGTGTTCAACGCCAGCGACCCGAGCGGGGCCGGCGGGCTGACCGCAGACATCACCGCCATTGCCTCGGTTGGCGGGCATCCGATTGCGGTGGTCACCGGCGCCTATGCCCGTGACACGGCCGAGATCTTCGATCATTTCAGCTTCGACGATGAGGTGGTGGCCGAGCAGGCGCGCACGGTGCTCGAAGACCTTGCCGTGCAAGCCATCAAGGTCGGCTTCGTCGGCAGCCCGGAAAACATCAGCGCCATCGCCAGAATCACCACCGACTACGATGAAGTCCCGGTGATCGCGTACATGCCCAACCTGTCCTGGTGGCGCGATGAACTGATCGACGAGTATCTGAACGCCTTCCGGGAATTATTGTTACCACAGGCTTCGGTGTTGGTTGGAAACCACAGCACGCTGTGGCGCTGGCTGCTGCCGGACTGGAGCGGCCAGCGCAGCCCCACGGCGCGCGACATCGCCCGGGCGGCGGCCGAGATGGGCGTGCCCTACACCCTGGTCACCGGGATTGCACTGCCCGAGCAGTTTGTCGAGAACATGCTGGCCTCGCCCCAGGTGCTGCTCGGCGGTGGCAAGTTCGAGCTGTTCGATGCCAGTTTCTGTGGCGCCGGCGACACGCTGTCGGCCGCGCTGACCGCCCTGGTGGCCTGCGGCAACGACCTGGGCGAAGCCACCGGCGAAGCGCTGGGCTACCTCGACCGGTGCCTGGACGCCGGCTTTCGCCCCGGAATGGGGCATATCCTTCCCGACCGCATGTTCTGGGCCGCGCCCGGCGCCGACGATGCCCGGGACGCCGAAGAAGACAATCCCACCATTGACGATGCACAGGCCCTGGAAGGCTTTGTGATGCCACCCCATGACACCAAACACT from the Verminephrobacter eiseniae EF01-2 genome contains:
- the thiD gene encoding bifunctional hydroxymethylpyrimidine kinase/phosphomethylpyrimidine kinase; translation: MTSPPFPPAPDRRAPDDDERQGAGPACVLVFNASDPSGAGGLTADITAIASVGGHPIAVVTGAYARDTAEIFDHFSFDDEVVAEQARTVLEDLAVQAIKVGFVGSPENISAIARITTDYDEVPVIAYMPNLSWWRDELIDEYLNAFRELLLPQASVLVGNHSTLWRWLLPDWSGQRSPTARDIARAAAEMGVPYTLVTGIALPEQFVENMLASPQVLLGGGKFELFDASFCGAGDTLSAALTALVACGNDLGEATGEALGYLDRCLDAGFRPGMGHILPDRMFWAAPGADDARDAEEDNPTIDDAQALEGFVMPPHDTKH